Part of the Ignavibacterium album JCM 16511 genome, CACGAATTACGAGCATATTTGGTAATGATAAAGCCGGACCTGCAAGAAGCAATGCAAGCGCGGGACCTTTTCCCATTCCATTATTTATTAGTCCTTGCAGAATTGGTATCTCTGTCAAAGTTGCAAAATACATAAATGCACCTGTTACTGATGCAAAGAAATTTGAGAATAATGAATTACCACCGACTAAAGTATATATCCAATCTTTAGGAATTATGCCACCATTCCCTTCTGCAGAACCGAGAAGAAAACCCGCGACAATTACACCGGCGCCTAACAGTGGCATTATCTGTTTCGTAAATCCCCAGGTTTCACCGAGCCATTGATTCGGTTCACCTTCTGTATAAGTTAAAGCGAGAGCGGTTGCAACTACTCCAACCACAAATGGAATTGTCGGATTATGATAAAAGAAAATTACAGAAATGATAACTGCAATAACTCCGAGTAACACACACAACTTTTTTACACCAATTATATAAGTAAGAGAAACTGCAAAACTAATTCCAAACAAAGCTGTGATATACCATTTATTAGCATACATAAAATACCAAAATCCCTCAGCTGAATCAGCAGGTTTCCCCCAATTTACAAAAACAAGTATTGCAACAAGAATGAAGAAATGAATTGTAGTTTGCCATAAAGGTCTTGGTTCCTCAACTTCCGGCATTGCAAGTTGTGCATCAGCTCTTTCTTTTTCCTCTTTACGATAAATGAAAGCCATAATCAAACCGATGATTACACTAAATGAAACTGCTCCAATGACTCGTGCAATTCCGAGCTCAAGTCCGAGAACTCTCGCAGTTAGGATAATGGCAAGAATATTTATCGCTGGTCCTGAATAAAGAAAAGCTATTGCTGGTCCTAATCCTGCCCCTCGTTTATGAATGCTTGAGAACAAAGGCAAAACAGTACAAGAGCAAACAGCAAGAATAGTTCCCGATACTGAAGCGATAAGATATGCTTTCCATTTTTTTGCTTTAGCACCAAAATGTTTTACGACTGATGCCTGACTTATGAAAACCGCAATTACTCCCGCAATAAAAAATGCCGGCACAAGACATAAAAGTACATGTTCCTGTGCATACCATTTTGCGAGAGCAAAAGCATCAATTATTGAATTACGGAATTTCTCTGTTTCAATCGGCATGAAGTAAGCAAACAGAAAAAATCCTGTTATCCACAAAAACGATTTATATTGTTCTCTCCAGTCCACTATATAACCTTTAATAAATTAAAAACTAGTCCTCGATTTTTTCTTTAATAAGTTTAAGAAGATCCTCTTCGGGAATTATACCAACTACACATTTATCTTTTTCGCGAAGCATTAACCTTTTGTTAAGCCGCTCCTCATCCTGGTCCAAAATAGTTGATGACAAATTATTCTTAATAAAGCTTAAAATATTTTTATTCTCCTGAGATTCCTTTTTTAGTTTATAGTAAACCCATGTACCTTCTTTTTCAGTCGTAAAAAAGTCAGCGCTTTTCAAAATAGTTAATGCTTTTGAAATTGCATATTGTGGAAGTTGCAGTGCATCCATCAGCTCACAAACGCAAAGGTTTTTTCCACTTTTCAGAAATAAGTTTAATATACGAAGTCGGGTTTCATCTGATAGGGCTTTGAATTTTTCTATTAGTTTGTCCATAAAAAATTATATGCCATTTTTTGCATACAAATATATGCCGATTTTTGCATATACTCCAAATGTAAAATTGCTAGATCTGAAAATTTCTATTGTCCGATGTGACAAGAAGCAGATTGTTTATATGAATTGGAAAATTTAATGTTGAGCAAGAATATCAAACTTATCACATACTTCGCATTCAAACTGCAAAGTAGTGTGGTTAATTTCATAACGATTATGCAACTCGGTAGAAATTATTTTTTGAATCTCGGATGTTTTGCTAACGGTCATATCCTCAACTTCTATGTGCGCTTCGAAATGTGTGTCATTATCATTCAGTTTCCACAGATGTATATGATGGATATTTTTTACACCGGGAATTTTTTCAACAATTGATTTGATTTCCTCAAGATCAATCCCTTCAATATTCGACATCATCAGAATGTCAATTGCTTCTTTTAAAATCTTGTAGGCTTCAATAAGAATATATAATGCAATTAAGATAGTCAGAATCGGATCAATCCAGTAAACTCTATAAGCTATTATAAATACAGCGCCGATAATTATTGCAATACTTGAAACAGCATCACTAAGCAGATGAAAATAAGCTGCTCTGATGTTAATATTTTTTTCTGAACCTTTTTTAAGTAGCAAAGCTCCGATAACATTTGGAATAAATCCGATTACTGCAACAATAAGCATCAGATTACCAGAAATTTCGTTAGGATTATTTAATCTCTCAATAGCTTCTCTGATAAGAAAAAAACAAATTATAATTAAAGTGCTTGCATTCACTACTGCAGCAATTATCTCAGCACGCTTTAATCCGAATGTATATTTGGGAGTTTTTGGTTTCTTACTTAATCTGAGTGCAATAAAAGTGATGATAATTGCAATCGCATCACTGAAATTATGCATCGCATCTGATATCAGCGACAAGCTTCCGGAAATAATTCCGCCAATTATCTGAACAATAGTGATAAAGAAATTCAGAGCAATTGTAATGAATAAATTTTTCTCCGAAGTTTCGTTTGGACTATGTGAGTGATTGTGTGACATTTTTATTCAATTAATTTCTGAATTGCTTTTCTTATCATTAAAGGTGAATTTGTTGTAATTGAGTCAACACCAAACTCAAATAGCTTTTGTGCTTTATTTTCATCTTCAACATTGTAAGTACAAACATCCAGATTTTTACTCTGAAAAGCTTTAATAAAACCATCTTCAATATAAGAACCTGAATAAATTACTAATCCATCACAATTTACGGTATCAATTTTTTTTGTTATAAGTTTTCGTGCAAGAGATTTAAAGTAATTTCCTTTCGAAAAATACCACCCGAAAATCAGATAAGCTTTAATATCCGGAATATATTTTTTCGCTGCTCTGATGATATTTCTATGAAAAGAAATAATTCTAATTTTTTCGGAAGGTATATTACTTTCTTTCAGGATTTCTTTCAATCGAAATAAAAATTTTTCTCTGTTATCTTTTATTTCAAGATGCAAGCCTTTTTGTTCCGGAATAATATCAAGAACTTCCTGCAAAGTTGGAATAGTTGTTCCGGCAAATTGATTTCCTTTCCGGATCCCAACATCTACTTTCTTTAATTCATCAAGAGTAGAAGATGTAACTCTGATGTTTTTATTACCGACTCTGCGTGTATTTGAATCGTGAATACAAATTATTTCATTATCAACAGTAAGCCAAAAATCTCCCTCAATAAAATCAGCTTGTTCATCAAAAGCAATTTTAAATGCCGGTATCGTGTTTTCAGGAGCTTTGTAGGATGCTCCCCGATGCGCTACAATTATTGGAGTTTTAACCTTCATTGAATACTAAATTTCACCTACAATTTTTTTCAACTTGTGTTCTAATTTAACTATGTACGAATTCCTTCTGAATAATTTCAGAAAACTTTCAATATTCTCATTTGCTGCCTTCTCTCCTTCCGCAATAATTTTTTCAGCTTTATCAAAATCTGCCCAACTAAGATTCTTAACATCCGGAGAGATAACAATATCCGCTTCTCTCAGTCTGATCATCGAAAGATGATATGAACTAATATCTTCAGCACGATAGAGTATTTCAAAAACATTTTTTGGTTCTTCAATTATTTTCAGCTCACGAGTAACATCAACTGCCAAAACTCTATCAGCACCTAATTCTCTTACCTTTCCTGCCGGTACACTTTCGGAAGCGCTTCCATCAATCAAAAAGAAATTATTATACTTTACCGGAGGAAATATTCCGGGTATTGCAGAACTAGCTTTAATAATTTTTCTGAGACTTCCTTCTGTAAAATTAATTTCTTCACCGGAAAGTAAATCTGTTGCGATAGCAGAAAATTTTATTTTGAATTTTTCTACAGCCACATCCGGAATTACAGTGTACATTTCCTCACTTAACTTCTCGTCAAAATATGAAAGTCTGTTCAATGCTCTTAATGCCTGCACTCTTGAACCTACATAATCAAATAACTGTTCGAAATAATTTTTATCAGGTTTATGATTTTCACTAAGCTTATCAATTCCAAGCTCAAGAAATTTCGGATGATTAATTATATCCAGGATGAAATCCTCAACTTGCTTTATACTTCCAAAATAAGCATAAAGACCACCAATAATAGCTCCCATACTGCAGCCGGTAATTGAGTGAACTTCTATTCCTTTTTGTTCTAAAACTTTAATAACTCCGATGTGTGCTAAACCTCTTGCACCGCCACCACCAAGTGCCAAACCAAATTTCGCCATAATATTTTTTATTTATAAAAAATAATTCATCATTTCTGTCAACAGAAATAAATAATTTTTTTATCTCATTGAAAAATAACCTCCGAACACTCCCTTTTTGTAAAACAATTTCAATAATTCGGAAATACTTCCAACCGAAACTTAACAATTTGAATTTTTAATAGATAGATAAATCGAAGTTATTCTGAATTGGCAGAACGATTCTAAGCTTTCTTGATTTGATTAAACTTCCTTGACAAAGCTCACAAAATTTTTCCTATGAGAAAGGGAACTATTGATATTCATTTTATTGTTTCTAAGTTTCGAACATTCAATTAAAAAGTTTGATAGATATGAATACAATCGACGCTAAGAAAGAACTGATTCTTAAAACTGCTCGTGAGCTTTTGGCCAAAAACGGTTTTGCAAAAACGACTCTTGATGATATTGCTCAAGCATTAGGGATGAAAAAGTCTTCTCTTTATTACTACTATTCCAATAAAGATGCCTTGCTTGAGGATGTGATGAACCGTGAACGGGATAATTTCTGCCTAATGATCGAAGATGCTTTAAAGAGTAACGATTCAACAATTAATAAAATTATCAATTATGAAAAGTCAAAGTTTGAATATGTGGCTGAAACAATTAAGCTACACGAAATTTCAACCAGTGTTCTTTTCGAAATGAAAAGCAAAATGTTCAAGCAAATTCAGATAATTCATAAAAGAGAAATTGAAATGCTGAAAAAAGTACTTGACGAAGGCATAAAGAAAAAAGAAATAAAAAAATGCGACACTCATCGTATTGCAGAACTCATTCTTACTTTATCTGAAGCTTTAAGACATCGTGAATTTTACTTTGCGTCTTTTTCAATCAATAAGAAGATCGATTTCTCAAAAGCAATTGATGATATGATCTTCGCAATCAAACTGATTTTTGACGGATTAAAAGTTTAAAAAATTATTTACGGAGGATTAATCGTGAAAAAAATATTTGTGTTCTTGGTTGCTTTTTCATTATCAATGTTTGGACAAAGTAATCAGTTAACACTGACGATGGATGAAGCAATAAATCTTGCTCTTGAAAAAAATTCAGAGCTTAAGATTGCTAAAATGGAAGTGGATAAATCCGAGCAAAAACTTCGTGAAGCACGGAGTGGTCTTTTCCCAAAACTTGATCTAAACGGGCAGTATCAGAGATACATTGATAAACCGGTAATTTTTCTCCCACCAGGTTCGCCACTCGGCAGAACTTTAGTAATCGGTTCAGACAATTCCTACTTAGCGGCTGCTCAATTATCATTGCCTTTGTTTGCGTTACCACTTTATGAAGGAATCGGACTTGCTTCTGATGCACTTGCAATCGCAGAACAAAATTATTTAAGCGTAAAGAACAAAATTGTCGGTGAGGTAAAGAAGTCTTTTCTTGCTGTAATTCTTACAAGAGAGACAAAAGATGTGATGAAACAAAGTTTGAAAAATGCAGAAGATAATTTCGAAAACATCAAGCGACTGAATGCAGCAGGAACTTTATCTGATTACGATGTGTTGCGTGCTGAAGTGCAGG contains:
- a CDS encoding permease gives rise to the protein MDWREQYKSFLWITGFFLFAYFMPIETEKFRNSIIDAFALAKWYAQEHVLLCLVPAFFIAGVIAVFISQASVVKHFGAKAKKWKAYLIASVSGTILAVCSCTVLPLFSSIHKRGAGLGPAIAFLYSGPAINILAIILTARVLGLELGIARVIGAVSFSVIIGLIMAFIYRKEEKERADAQLAMPEVEEPRPLWQTTIHFFILVAILVFVNWGKPADSAEGFWYFMYANKWYITALFGISFAVSLTYIIGVKKLCVLLGVIAVIISVIFFYHNPTIPFVVGVVATALALTYTEGEPNQWLGETWGFTKQIMPLLGAGVIVAGFLLGSAEGNGGIIPKDWIYTLVGGNSLFSNFFASVTGAFMYFATLTEIPILQGLINNGMGKGPALALLLAGPALSLPNMLVIRGVIGTQKTIVYVSLVVIMATISGLIYGAIF
- a CDS encoding ArsR/SmtB family transcription factor, producing MDKLIEKFKALSDETRLRILNLFLKSGKNLCVCELMDALQLPQYAISKALTILKSADFFTTEKEGTWVYYKLKKESQENKNILSFIKNNLSSTILDQDEERLNKRLMLREKDKCVVGIIPEEDLLKLIKEKIED
- a CDS encoding cation diffusion facilitator family transporter, coding for MSHNHSHSPNETSEKNLFITIALNFFITIVQIIGGIISGSLSLISDAMHNFSDAIAIIITFIALRLSKKPKTPKYTFGLKRAEIIAAVVNASTLIIICFFLIREAIERLNNPNEISGNLMLIVAVIGFIPNVIGALLLKKGSEKNINIRAAYFHLLSDAVSSIAIIIGAVFIIAYRVYWIDPILTILIALYILIEAYKILKEAIDILMMSNIEGIDLEEIKSIVEKIPGVKNIHHIHLWKLNDNDTHFEAHIEVEDMTVSKTSEIQKIISTELHNRYEINHTTLQFECEVCDKFDILAQH
- a CDS encoding glycerophosphodiester phosphodiesterase family protein; this encodes MKVKTPIIVAHRGASYKAPENTIPAFKIAFDEQADFIEGDFWLTVDNEIICIHDSNTRRVGNKNIRVTSSTLDELKKVDVGIRKGNQFAGTTIPTLQEVLDIIPEQKGLHLEIKDNREKFLFRLKEILKESNIPSEKIRIISFHRNIIRAAKKYIPDIKAYLIFGWYFSKGNYFKSLARKLITKKIDTVNCDGLVIYSGSYIEDGFIKAFQSKNLDVCTYNVEDENKAQKLFEFGVDSITTNSPLMIRKAIQKLIE
- a CDS encoding patatin-like phospholipase family protein, which encodes MAKFGLALGGGGARGLAHIGVIKVLEQKGIEVHSITGCSMGAIIGGLYAYFGSIKQVEDFILDIINHPKFLELGIDKLSENHKPDKNYFEQLFDYVGSRVQALRALNRLSYFDEKLSEEMYTVIPDVAVEKFKIKFSAIATDLLSGEEINFTEGSLRKIIKASSAIPGIFPPVKYNNFFLIDGSASESVPAGKVRELGADRVLAVDVTRELKIIEEPKNVFEILYRAEDISSYHLSMIRLREADIVISPDVKNLSWADFDKAEKIIAEGEKAANENIESFLKLFRRNSYIVKLEHKLKKIVGEI
- a CDS encoding TetR/AcrR family transcriptional regulator → MNTIDAKKELILKTARELLAKNGFAKTTLDDIAQALGMKKSSLYYYYSNKDALLEDVMNRERDNFCLMIEDALKSNDSTINKIINYEKSKFEYVAETIKLHEISTSVLFEMKSKMFKQIQIIHKREIEMLKKVLDEGIKKKEIKKCDTHRIAELILTLSEALRHREFYFASFSINKKIDFSKAIDDMIFAIKLIFDGLKV